The following are encoded together in the Diachasmimorpha longicaudata isolate KC_UGA_2023 chromosome 3, iyDiaLong2, whole genome shotgun sequence genome:
- the LOC135160068 gene encoding solute carrier family 23 member 2 isoform X1 has product MELTEISMGNHEEVNKSEEIKKSRNPDLTYGIDDVPPWYLCLFMAVQHYLTMIGAIVSIPFILTPALCMAENDPSRSYIISTMIFVTGLVTLAQTIFGCRLPLVQGGTISFLVPTLAILNLPQWKCPPESELSAMSSEDRTELWQIRMRELSGAIAVSALFQVFIGFFGIVGDLLKFITPLTITPTVALVGLSLFENAAETASQHWGIAAGTILMLTLYSQLLVEVRCPFVVYKKGEGLKIIWFYLFKLFPVLLTIVVMWIICGILTITDTLPSGHPGRTDTKIRIINDSPWFRVPYPGQWGMPTVSLSGVLGMLAGVLACTVESISYYPTTSRMCGAPPPPVHAINRGIAFEGLGTVLAGLWGSGNGTNTFGENVGTIGVTKVGSRRVIQWACILMILQGLISKFGAVFIIIPEPIVGGIFCVMFGIICAFGLSALQYVDLNSSRNLYILGFSIFFPMVLSKWMIKNPNVIQTGNEVADGVITVLLSTTILVGGVTGCVLDNFIPGTSEERGLDKWANEMALNIDAAEDEGGEAEYNTFDFPIGMKLLRRWRWTSYLPFSPTYRPRPSACRRKKAAYNVEG; this is encoded by the exons ATGGAATTAACCGAAATT tcAATGGGAAATCACGAGGAGGTGAATAAGTCcgaggaaattaaaaaatctagaaaTCCAGACTTGACGTACGGAATTGATGATGTCCCCCCGTGGTATTTGTGCCTTTTTATGGCAGTTCAG CACTACTTGACAATGATAGGCGCCATCGTCTCGATTCCTTTTATCCTGACTCCTGCTTTGTGCATGGCCGAGAATGACCCCTCACGAAGCTACATCATCTCGACGATGATTTTCGTCACAGGGCTCGTGACACTCGCCCAGACCATCTTCGGATGCAg ACTTCCACTCGTTCAGGGTGGGACTATATCGTTCCTCGTGCCGACCCTCGCGATTCTGAACTTGCCGCAGTGGAAATGCCCCCCGGAATCTGAGCTGTCAGCCATGAGCTCCGAGGACCGCACCGAGCTGTGGCAGATCCGGATGCGAGAGTTGTCCGGGGCAATCGCGGTCTCCGCCTTGTTTCAAGTTTTCATCGGGTTCTTCGGTATCGTCGGGGACTTGCTCAAGTTTATTACACCGTTGACCATCACCCCGACAGTAGCTCTAGTTGGACTGTCCTTATTTGAGAACGCAGCGGAGACGGCTTCGCAGCACTGGGGCATCGCCGCGGG GACCATTTTGATGCTCACTCTTTACTCGCAGCTGTTGGTGGAGGTGAGATGCCCTTTCGTCGTATACAAGAAGGGCGAGGGTTTGAAAATCATCTGGTTTTATCTCTTCAAACTCTTTCCA GTCTTGCTGACAATTGTCGTCATGTGGATCATCTGCGGAATTCTGACCATCACTGACACTCTACCGTCCGGTCATCCCGGTCGCACAGACACGAAAATCAGAATTATCAACGATTCACCCTGGTTCCGTGTGCCGTATCCGGGGCAGTGGGGTATGCCCACTGTCTCGTTGTCTGGAGTCCTGGGGATGCTCGCTGGGGTACTCGCCTGCACCGTTGAGTCCATCAGTTACTATCCAACGACTTCGCGAATGTGTG GAGCTCCACCACCTCCTGTTCACGCAATCAACCGTGGAATCGCCTTCGAGGGCTTGGGAACAGTCCTCGCGGGACTCTGGGGCAGTGGAAACGGTACCAACACCTTTGGCGAGAACGTGGGAACCATCGGCGTGACTAAAGTCGGCAGCCGCCGGGTCATCCAGTGGGCCTGTATTCTCATGATTCTCCAGGGGCTCATCAGTAAATTCGGAGCGgtcttcatcatcatccccgAGCCTATCGTTGGAGGGATATTCTGCGTTATGTTCGGGATCATCTGCGCTTTtg GTCTATCTGCATTACAATACGTGGACTTGAATTCCTCGAGGAACCTCTACATCCTCGGCTTTTCAATATTCTTCCCCATG GTACTCTCTAAATGGatgattaaaaatccaaatgtCATTCAGACCGGCAATGAGGTAGCAGATGGTGTGATAACTGTGCTACTTAGCACGACAATTCTTGTTGGAGGTGTAACCGGCTGTGTactcgataattttattccag GAACATCTGAGGAACGGGGACTGGATAAATGGGCGAACGAGATGGCTCTGAATATCGACGCAGCTGAGGACGAGGGCGGAGAGGCAGAGTACAACACCTTCGATTTTCCCATCGGAATGAAATTACTGCGAAG GTGGAGGTGGACGTCTTACCTGCCCTTTTCCCCCACCTACAGACCCCGACCCAGCGCCTGTCGGCGCAAAAAGGCAGCTTACAACGTCGAGGGATGA
- the LOC135160065 gene encoding glucose dehydrogenase [FAD, quinone]-like isoform X3 yields MDSLTKRIAFLIFPVLAFLFCRFLEISHQINVYFDSVYTDVSHKKIYDFIIVGAGSAGSIVAAKLIDAGSKVLLVEAGGPPPPFADIPALSPMLQQSPYDWQFKTVPQVHACKGLMNNVSNWPRGKVLGGSSRLNSMAYVEGHPGDYRDWFPDYNEFKIEELFIPETLRWTSTLADAILGGVSELSTTKKYKNRLNDFKRVPVVTKNGARWSTDKLLTKERRGKGLEVVTHAQVEKIILGVNSQARGVLFRKHGREYVVKAEVGVIVSAGAVGTPKLLMLSGIGPRNHLEELKINVIHDLPVGENLTDHVLTGIDLVTLNATLSVSMTELLKPTSALRYFLSGEGPWTSTGLEVVGTLHTKSINNLNNNPDVQLMVMPVGISQDNGALLRKYMGVSDEVFYKYFSPLAHKTGITLAPVLLHPKSTGHVKLRSKNPEDDPLINPNYLSHQQDVVTLIDGLKFVEELVSTEAMKALGAEVNRRKFPGCEGYEFGERNYWECYVRHLTLTSYHPAGTCSIGKVVDKNFRVYHTKNLYVVDTSVLPRLPSGNINAAVMKLASKAAKILSDLRRSRRVDQCHIDDFINFVFLGK; encoded by the exons ATGGACTCCCTCACCAAACGGATTGCTTTTCTGATATTTCCAGTCCTCGCATTTTTATTCTGCCGATTTCTGGAGATTTCCCATCagataaatgtttatttcGACTCAGTCTACACTGATGTATCGCACAAAAAAATCTACGATTTCATTATtg TTGGCGCTGGAAGTGCAGGATCGATAGTCGCAGCTAAACTAATAGATGCTGGATCAAAAGTTCTACTCGTGGAAGCTGGAGGTCCACCACCACCATTTGCTGACATTCCTGCTTTATCACCGATGTTGCAGCAAAGCCCCTACGATTGGCAGTTCAAAACAGTTCCTCAAGTCCACGCCTGCAAGGGTTTGATGAATAAT GTGAGTAATTGGCCTAGGGGAAAGGTACTGGGGGGCTCCAGTAGACTCAACAGCATGGCGTATGTTGAAGGACATCCAGGAGACTATCGAGACTGGTTTCCCGATTATAAtg AGTTTAAGATTGAGGAATTATTCATCCCTGAGACACTCAGGTGGACCTCTACCCTTGCTGATGCTATCTTAGGAGGAGTTTCAGAATTGTCTAccacgaaaaaatataaaaatcgtTTGAATGATTTCAAGAGAGTGCCTGTGGTGACGAAGAATGGAGCTCGATGGAGTACTGATAAGTTACTCACGAAGGAGAGGCGCGGGAAAGGACTGGAAGTGGTAACTCATGCACAAGTTGAAAAG ATAATTTTGGGCGTGAATAGTCAGGCTCGAGGAGTATTATTCCGAAAACATGGTAGAGAATATGTTGTGAAGGCTGAGGTTGGAGTAATTGTTAGTGCTGGAGCTGTTGGAACCCCTAAACTGTTGATGCTGTCTGGAATTGGACCCAGAAATCATCTCGAAGAATTAAAG ATCAATGTTATCCATGATCTACCAGTGGGTGAAAATTTAACCGATCATGTGCTCACAGGAATTGATTTAGTTACCCTGAACGCTACTCTATCAGTTAGTATGACTGAATTACTGAAGCCAACATCAGCTTTGCGATATTTCCTCTCCGGAGAAG GACCATGGACATCCACCGGACTGGAAGTCGTGGGAACTCTCCACACAAAGTCAATAAATAATCTGAATAACAATCCAGACGTTCAGCTGATGGTAATGCCAGTGGGAATATCGCAAGATAATGGTGCATTGCTGAGAAAGTATATGGGAGTCTCTGACGAG GTTTTTTACAAATACTTCAGCCCTCTGGCACACAAAACGGGAATAACTCTAGCACCAGTTCTGCTTCATCCAAAAAGTACTGGACACGTCAAACTCAGAAGCAAAAATCCCGAGGATGATCCTCTGATAAATCCTAATTATTTATCGCACCAGCAAGACGTTGTTACGTTGATAGACG GTCTGAAATTTGTCGAGGAATTAGTGAGTACAGAAGCAATGAAGGCTCTGGGAGCTGAGGTGAACAGGAGAAAATTCCCAGGCTGTGAGGGATACGAGTTCGGTGAAAGGAATTATTGGGAATGTTACGTTCGTCATTTAACGTTGACGTCTTATCATCCTGCTGGCACTTGCAGCATTGGAAAAGTTGTTGACAAGAATTTCAG GGTCTATCACACGAAGAATTTGTACGTCGTGGATACGTCGGTGCTTCCGAGGCTGCCCAGTGGTAATATCAACGCAGCTGTTATGAAGCTGGCTAGCAAGGCTGCGAAAATCCTGAGCGATTTGAGGAGATCGAGACGTGTCGATCAGTGTCACattgatgattttataaatttcgtatttttaggaaaatag
- the LOC135160068 gene encoding solute carrier family 23 member 2 isoform X2 has translation MELTEIHYLTMIGAIVSIPFILTPALCMAENDPSRSYIISTMIFVTGLVTLAQTIFGCRLPLVQGGTISFLVPTLAILNLPQWKCPPESELSAMSSEDRTELWQIRMRELSGAIAVSALFQVFIGFFGIVGDLLKFITPLTITPTVALVGLSLFENAAETASQHWGIAAGTILMLTLYSQLLVEVRCPFVVYKKGEGLKIIWFYLFKLFPVLLTIVVMWIICGILTITDTLPSGHPGRTDTKIRIINDSPWFRVPYPGQWGMPTVSLSGVLGMLAGVLACTVESISYYPTTSRMCGAPPPPVHAINRGIAFEGLGTVLAGLWGSGNGTNTFGENVGTIGVTKVGSRRVIQWACILMILQGLISKFGAVFIIIPEPIVGGIFCVMFGIICAFGLSALQYVDLNSSRNLYILGFSIFFPMVLSKWMIKNPNVIQTGNEVADGVITVLLSTTILVGGVTGCVLDNFIPGTSEERGLDKWANEMALNIDAAEDEGGEAEYNTFDFPIGMKLLRRWRWTSYLPFSPTYRPRPSACRRKKAAYNVEG, from the exons ATGGAATTAACCGAAATT CACTACTTGACAATGATAGGCGCCATCGTCTCGATTCCTTTTATCCTGACTCCTGCTTTGTGCATGGCCGAGAATGACCCCTCACGAAGCTACATCATCTCGACGATGATTTTCGTCACAGGGCTCGTGACACTCGCCCAGACCATCTTCGGATGCAg ACTTCCACTCGTTCAGGGTGGGACTATATCGTTCCTCGTGCCGACCCTCGCGATTCTGAACTTGCCGCAGTGGAAATGCCCCCCGGAATCTGAGCTGTCAGCCATGAGCTCCGAGGACCGCACCGAGCTGTGGCAGATCCGGATGCGAGAGTTGTCCGGGGCAATCGCGGTCTCCGCCTTGTTTCAAGTTTTCATCGGGTTCTTCGGTATCGTCGGGGACTTGCTCAAGTTTATTACACCGTTGACCATCACCCCGACAGTAGCTCTAGTTGGACTGTCCTTATTTGAGAACGCAGCGGAGACGGCTTCGCAGCACTGGGGCATCGCCGCGGG GACCATTTTGATGCTCACTCTTTACTCGCAGCTGTTGGTGGAGGTGAGATGCCCTTTCGTCGTATACAAGAAGGGCGAGGGTTTGAAAATCATCTGGTTTTATCTCTTCAAACTCTTTCCA GTCTTGCTGACAATTGTCGTCATGTGGATCATCTGCGGAATTCTGACCATCACTGACACTCTACCGTCCGGTCATCCCGGTCGCACAGACACGAAAATCAGAATTATCAACGATTCACCCTGGTTCCGTGTGCCGTATCCGGGGCAGTGGGGTATGCCCACTGTCTCGTTGTCTGGAGTCCTGGGGATGCTCGCTGGGGTACTCGCCTGCACCGTTGAGTCCATCAGTTACTATCCAACGACTTCGCGAATGTGTG GAGCTCCACCACCTCCTGTTCACGCAATCAACCGTGGAATCGCCTTCGAGGGCTTGGGAACAGTCCTCGCGGGACTCTGGGGCAGTGGAAACGGTACCAACACCTTTGGCGAGAACGTGGGAACCATCGGCGTGACTAAAGTCGGCAGCCGCCGGGTCATCCAGTGGGCCTGTATTCTCATGATTCTCCAGGGGCTCATCAGTAAATTCGGAGCGgtcttcatcatcatccccgAGCCTATCGTTGGAGGGATATTCTGCGTTATGTTCGGGATCATCTGCGCTTTtg GTCTATCTGCATTACAATACGTGGACTTGAATTCCTCGAGGAACCTCTACATCCTCGGCTTTTCAATATTCTTCCCCATG GTACTCTCTAAATGGatgattaaaaatccaaatgtCATTCAGACCGGCAATGAGGTAGCAGATGGTGTGATAACTGTGCTACTTAGCACGACAATTCTTGTTGGAGGTGTAACCGGCTGTGTactcgataattttattccag GAACATCTGAGGAACGGGGACTGGATAAATGGGCGAACGAGATGGCTCTGAATATCGACGCAGCTGAGGACGAGGGCGGAGAGGCAGAGTACAACACCTTCGATTTTCCCATCGGAATGAAATTACTGCGAAG GTGGAGGTGGACGTCTTACCTGCCCTTTTCCCCCACCTACAGACCCCGACCCAGCGCCTGTCGGCGCAAAAAGGCAGCTTACAACGTCGAGGGATGA
- the LOC135160065 gene encoding glucose dehydrogenase [FAD, quinone]-like isoform X2 yields MIQCWNAAWTMDSLTKRIAFLIFPVLAFLFCRFLEISHQINVYFDSVYTDVSHKKIYDFIIVGAGSAGSIVAAKLIDAGSKVLLVEAGGPPPPFADIPALSPMLQQSPYDWQFKTVPQVHACKGLMNNVSNWPRGKVLGGSSRLNSMAYVEGHPGDYRDWFPDYNEFKIEELFIPETLRWTSTLADAILGGVSELSTTKKYKNRLNDFKRVPVVTKNGARWSTDKLLTKERRGKGLEVVTHAQVEKIILGVNSQARGVLFRKHGREYVVKAEVGVIVSAGAVGTPKLLMLSGIGPRNHLEELKINVIHDLPVGENLTDHVLTGIDLVTLNATLSVSMTELLKPTSALRYFLSGEGPWTSTGLEVVGTLHTKSINNLNNNPDVQLMVMPVGISQDNGALLRKYMGVSDEVFYKYFSPLAHKTGITLAPVLLHPKSTGHVKLRSKNPEDDPLINPNYLSHQQDVVTLIDGLKFVEELVSTEAMKALGAEVNRRKFPGCEGYEFGERNYWECYVRHLTLTSYHPAGTCSIGKVVDKNFRVYHTKNLYVVDTSVLPRLPSGNINAAVMKLASKAAKILSDLRRSRRVDQCHIDDFINFVFLGK; encoded by the exons atgatTCAGTGCTGGAATGCTGCATGGACCATGGACTCCCTCACCAAACGGATTGCTTTTCTGATATTTCCAGTCCTCGCATTTTTATTCTGCCGATTTCTGGAGATTTCCCATCagataaatgtttatttcGACTCAGTCTACACTGATGTATCGCACAAAAAAATCTACGATTTCATTATtg TTGGCGCTGGAAGTGCAGGATCGATAGTCGCAGCTAAACTAATAGATGCTGGATCAAAAGTTCTACTCGTGGAAGCTGGAGGTCCACCACCACCATTTGCTGACATTCCTGCTTTATCACCGATGTTGCAGCAAAGCCCCTACGATTGGCAGTTCAAAACAGTTCCTCAAGTCCACGCCTGCAAGGGTTTGATGAATAAT GTGAGTAATTGGCCTAGGGGAAAGGTACTGGGGGGCTCCAGTAGACTCAACAGCATGGCGTATGTTGAAGGACATCCAGGAGACTATCGAGACTGGTTTCCCGATTATAAtg AGTTTAAGATTGAGGAATTATTCATCCCTGAGACACTCAGGTGGACCTCTACCCTTGCTGATGCTATCTTAGGAGGAGTTTCAGAATTGTCTAccacgaaaaaatataaaaatcgtTTGAATGATTTCAAGAGAGTGCCTGTGGTGACGAAGAATGGAGCTCGATGGAGTACTGATAAGTTACTCACGAAGGAGAGGCGCGGGAAAGGACTGGAAGTGGTAACTCATGCACAAGTTGAAAAG ATAATTTTGGGCGTGAATAGTCAGGCTCGAGGAGTATTATTCCGAAAACATGGTAGAGAATATGTTGTGAAGGCTGAGGTTGGAGTAATTGTTAGTGCTGGAGCTGTTGGAACCCCTAAACTGTTGATGCTGTCTGGAATTGGACCCAGAAATCATCTCGAAGAATTAAAG ATCAATGTTATCCATGATCTACCAGTGGGTGAAAATTTAACCGATCATGTGCTCACAGGAATTGATTTAGTTACCCTGAACGCTACTCTATCAGTTAGTATGACTGAATTACTGAAGCCAACATCAGCTTTGCGATATTTCCTCTCCGGAGAAG GACCATGGACATCCACCGGACTGGAAGTCGTGGGAACTCTCCACACAAAGTCAATAAATAATCTGAATAACAATCCAGACGTTCAGCTGATGGTAATGCCAGTGGGAATATCGCAAGATAATGGTGCATTGCTGAGAAAGTATATGGGAGTCTCTGACGAG GTTTTTTACAAATACTTCAGCCCTCTGGCACACAAAACGGGAATAACTCTAGCACCAGTTCTGCTTCATCCAAAAAGTACTGGACACGTCAAACTCAGAAGCAAAAATCCCGAGGATGATCCTCTGATAAATCCTAATTATTTATCGCACCAGCAAGACGTTGTTACGTTGATAGACG GTCTGAAATTTGTCGAGGAATTAGTGAGTACAGAAGCAATGAAGGCTCTGGGAGCTGAGGTGAACAGGAGAAAATTCCCAGGCTGTGAGGGATACGAGTTCGGTGAAAGGAATTATTGGGAATGTTACGTTCGTCATTTAACGTTGACGTCTTATCATCCTGCTGGCACTTGCAGCATTGGAAAAGTTGTTGACAAGAATTTCAG GGTCTATCACACGAAGAATTTGTACGTCGTGGATACGTCGGTGCTTCCGAGGCTGCCCAGTGGTAATATCAACGCAGCTGTTATGAAGCTGGCTAGCAAGGCTGCGAAAATCCTGAGCGATTTGAGGAGATCGAGACGTGTCGATCAGTGTCACattgatgattttataaatttcgtatttttaggaaaatag
- the LOC135160065 gene encoding glucose dehydrogenase [FAD, quinone]-like isoform X1 has protein sequence MSFQIHKSSSGMSFRCWNAAWTMDSLTKRIAFLIFPVLAFLFCRFLEISHQINVYFDSVYTDVSHKKIYDFIIVGAGSAGSIVAAKLIDAGSKVLLVEAGGPPPPFADIPALSPMLQQSPYDWQFKTVPQVHACKGLMNNVSNWPRGKVLGGSSRLNSMAYVEGHPGDYRDWFPDYNEFKIEELFIPETLRWTSTLADAILGGVSELSTTKKYKNRLNDFKRVPVVTKNGARWSTDKLLTKERRGKGLEVVTHAQVEKIILGVNSQARGVLFRKHGREYVVKAEVGVIVSAGAVGTPKLLMLSGIGPRNHLEELKINVIHDLPVGENLTDHVLTGIDLVTLNATLSVSMTELLKPTSALRYFLSGEGPWTSTGLEVVGTLHTKSINNLNNNPDVQLMVMPVGISQDNGALLRKYMGVSDEVFYKYFSPLAHKTGITLAPVLLHPKSTGHVKLRSKNPEDDPLINPNYLSHQQDVVTLIDGLKFVEELVSTEAMKALGAEVNRRKFPGCEGYEFGERNYWECYVRHLTLTSYHPAGTCSIGKVVDKNFRVYHTKNLYVVDTSVLPRLPSGNINAAVMKLASKAAKILSDLRRSRRVDQCHIDDFINFVFLGK, from the exons ATGTCTTTTCAAATTCATAAGTCCTCTTCAGGGATGTCATTCAGG TGCTGGAATGCTGCATGGACCATGGACTCCCTCACCAAACGGATTGCTTTTCTGATATTTCCAGTCCTCGCATTTTTATTCTGCCGATTTCTGGAGATTTCCCATCagataaatgtttatttcGACTCAGTCTACACTGATGTATCGCACAAAAAAATCTACGATTTCATTATtg TTGGCGCTGGAAGTGCAGGATCGATAGTCGCAGCTAAACTAATAGATGCTGGATCAAAAGTTCTACTCGTGGAAGCTGGAGGTCCACCACCACCATTTGCTGACATTCCTGCTTTATCACCGATGTTGCAGCAAAGCCCCTACGATTGGCAGTTCAAAACAGTTCCTCAAGTCCACGCCTGCAAGGGTTTGATGAATAAT GTGAGTAATTGGCCTAGGGGAAAGGTACTGGGGGGCTCCAGTAGACTCAACAGCATGGCGTATGTTGAAGGACATCCAGGAGACTATCGAGACTGGTTTCCCGATTATAAtg AGTTTAAGATTGAGGAATTATTCATCCCTGAGACACTCAGGTGGACCTCTACCCTTGCTGATGCTATCTTAGGAGGAGTTTCAGAATTGTCTAccacgaaaaaatataaaaatcgtTTGAATGATTTCAAGAGAGTGCCTGTGGTGACGAAGAATGGAGCTCGATGGAGTACTGATAAGTTACTCACGAAGGAGAGGCGCGGGAAAGGACTGGAAGTGGTAACTCATGCACAAGTTGAAAAG ATAATTTTGGGCGTGAATAGTCAGGCTCGAGGAGTATTATTCCGAAAACATGGTAGAGAATATGTTGTGAAGGCTGAGGTTGGAGTAATTGTTAGTGCTGGAGCTGTTGGAACCCCTAAACTGTTGATGCTGTCTGGAATTGGACCCAGAAATCATCTCGAAGAATTAAAG ATCAATGTTATCCATGATCTACCAGTGGGTGAAAATTTAACCGATCATGTGCTCACAGGAATTGATTTAGTTACCCTGAACGCTACTCTATCAGTTAGTATGACTGAATTACTGAAGCCAACATCAGCTTTGCGATATTTCCTCTCCGGAGAAG GACCATGGACATCCACCGGACTGGAAGTCGTGGGAACTCTCCACACAAAGTCAATAAATAATCTGAATAACAATCCAGACGTTCAGCTGATGGTAATGCCAGTGGGAATATCGCAAGATAATGGTGCATTGCTGAGAAAGTATATGGGAGTCTCTGACGAG GTTTTTTACAAATACTTCAGCCCTCTGGCACACAAAACGGGAATAACTCTAGCACCAGTTCTGCTTCATCCAAAAAGTACTGGACACGTCAAACTCAGAAGCAAAAATCCCGAGGATGATCCTCTGATAAATCCTAATTATTTATCGCACCAGCAAGACGTTGTTACGTTGATAGACG GTCTGAAATTTGTCGAGGAATTAGTGAGTACAGAAGCAATGAAGGCTCTGGGAGCTGAGGTGAACAGGAGAAAATTCCCAGGCTGTGAGGGATACGAGTTCGGTGAAAGGAATTATTGGGAATGTTACGTTCGTCATTTAACGTTGACGTCTTATCATCCTGCTGGCACTTGCAGCATTGGAAAAGTTGTTGACAAGAATTTCAG GGTCTATCACACGAAGAATTTGTACGTCGTGGATACGTCGGTGCTTCCGAGGCTGCCCAGTGGTAATATCAACGCAGCTGTTATGAAGCTGGCTAGCAAGGCTGCGAAAATCCTGAGCGATTTGAGGAGATCGAGACGTGTCGATCAGTGTCACattgatgattttataaatttcgtatttttaggaaaatag